One genomic segment of Methanorbis rubei includes these proteins:
- a CDS encoding DMT family transporter — MRNSINPRHAAIGFAVLAAVLYGISSPAAKLLLESIPPALLASLLYLGAGIGMFAVSLLQSSRNKTRREAPLGKKDLPYVIGMILLDIAAPVLLMFGLTMTTAANASLLNNFEIVTTALVAFFVFRESIDRRLGIAIILIVFASILLTVEDAGSLAFSQGSILVLLACVAWGFENNCTRMLSLKDPVEIVVIKGFGAGTGALILAFFAGEAIFGSMGSVLAALLLGFFAYGLSIYFYVLAQRTLGAAQTSAFYAVAPFIGVALSFAIFGTDLTLSFAVATVIMILGAYFAATGGHHHRHTHAVVTHEHRHSHDDEHHTHTHDPPVADEHSHTHTHEDQSHDHPHTPDLHHRHGHERE; from the coding sequence ATGCGAAACTCCATAAACCCACGACATGCGGCGATCGGCTTTGCCGTTCTCGCAGCAGTGCTCTACGGCATCAGCTCGCCCGCAGCAAAGCTGCTGCTCGAAAGCATTCCTCCGGCACTTCTTGCATCACTGCTGTATCTCGGGGCAGGAATCGGCATGTTCGCGGTAAGTCTTCTCCAGTCCTCACGAAACAAGACACGTCGGGAGGCACCGCTCGGAAAAAAAGATCTGCCGTATGTTATCGGCATGATTCTGCTTGACATTGCAGCGCCGGTTCTTCTGATGTTCGGACTCACCATGACGACTGCTGCAAACGCCTCGCTTCTCAACAACTTTGAGATCGTCACAACAGCTCTCGTTGCATTTTTTGTCTTCCGCGAGTCTATCGACCGGAGACTTGGCATTGCGATCATTCTGATTGTCTTTGCAAGCATCCTTCTCACCGTAGAGGATGCGGGAAGCCTTGCATTCTCGCAAGGATCAATTCTTGTACTGCTTGCCTGCGTCGCCTGGGGATTTGAGAACAACTGCACACGAATGCTTTCGCTCAAAGATCCGGTAGAGATTGTGGTTATCAAAGGATTTGGTGCCGGAACCGGAGCACTGATCCTCGCGTTCTTCGCGGGCGAAGCAATCTTTGGCAGCATGGGAAGTGTGCTTGCCGCACTGCTGCTTGGATTTTTTGCCTACGGTCTGTCGATCTACTTCTATGTTCTTGCCCAGAGAACTCTCGGCGCTGCACAGACCAGTGCATTTTACGCGGTCGCCCCCTTCATCGGTGTTGCCCTCTCCTTTGCCATATTCGGAACTGATCTCACACTCTCGTTTGCGGTGGCGACGGTAATCATGATCCTTGGAGCCTACTTTGCTGCGACCGGCGGCCATCATCACCGACATACACATGCTGTTGTCACGCATGAACACCGCCACAGCCATGACGACGAACATCATACCCACACGCACGACCCCCCTGTCGCTGACGAGCATTCGCACACGCACACGCATGAGGATCAGAGTCATGATCATCCCCACACACCAGACCTGCATCACCGGCACGGGCATGAGCGCGAGTGA
- a CDS encoding signal peptidase I, protein MSSKPSLLEKLKSDDPKISLVRDILSVIIIVAVIGAVLFGVSGTWPAIVAVESGSMVPNMNVGDLIFVVEENRFGPLMTSVEAQAANVTSFGGYGDVIIYQPNGNSQVTPIIHRALGEINESTALEAGLANGGYITKGDNNSIIDQNGSFTTVGRMQPVKDEWVVGKALFAIPLVGYLPLHIWEFAVVVIILLIAWELYSRRKEKVKQDAKKPQKKSKK, encoded by the coding sequence ATGTCATCAAAGCCCTCGCTGTTGGAGAAGCTGAAGTCAGATGATCCGAAGATCAGTCTCGTTCGCGACATCTTGTCGGTCATCATCATTGTTGCCGTTATTGGCGCAGTATTATTTGGCGTATCAGGAACATGGCCGGCGATCGTTGCTGTTGAGTCAGGCAGCATGGTGCCGAACATGAATGTCGGCGATCTGATATTTGTCGTTGAAGAAAACCGGTTCGGCCCTTTGATGACCTCGGTTGAAGCACAGGCTGCAAATGTCACCTCCTTTGGCGGTTACGGCGACGTCATTATCTATCAGCCGAACGGCAACTCACAGGTGACGCCTATTATTCATCGTGCGCTCGGAGAGATCAATGAGTCAACAGCTCTTGAAGCAGGTCTTGCGAATGGTGGGTACATCACCAAAGGAGATAATAATTCGATAATCGATCAGAATGGAAGCTTTACTACAGTCGGGAGAATGCAGCCGGTGAAGGATGAGTGGGTTGTCGGCAAAGCATTGTTTGCCATTCCGCTGGTGGGATATCTGCCGCTGCACATCTGGGAGTTTGCTGTTGTTGTGATCATTCTTCTGATCGCGTGGGAACTTTACAGCCGCAGAAAAGAAAAAGTAAAGCAAGATGCAAAGAAGCCTCAGAAAAAGAGTAAGAAATGA
- the hpt gene encoding hypoxanthine phosphoribosyltransferase, with protein MADTIDVLIPEEKINARIKELAERIDCDYAGKEIIFLCTLKGACFFACELAKRMTLPVFMEFIQAKSYEGKNSTGNLVMKLDVPEEAIAGKHVIIVEDVIDTGRTLSHVKQLILSRHPASLAVCSLLDKHECRVVPFEGDYIGFTIGDDFVVGYGLDWDQKYRNLPYVGIVR; from the coding sequence ATGGCGGATACTATCGACGTTTTGATTCCTGAGGAAAAAATCAATGCACGCATCAAGGAACTGGCAGAGAGAATCGACTGCGATTACGCAGGAAAAGAGATCATATTTCTCTGCACTCTGAAAGGTGCCTGCTTCTTTGCCTGCGAGCTTGCAAAACGCATGACTCTTCCGGTGTTTATGGAGTTCATTCAGGCAAAAAGTTATGAGGGAAAAAACTCGACCGGAAATCTGGTGATGAAGCTGGATGTGCCAGAAGAGGCAATAGCCGGAAAGCATGTGATAATTGTTGAGGATGTGATTGATACCGGCAGGACACTCAGCCATGTAAAGCAGCTGATTCTTTCACGGCACCCTGCATCCCTTGCGGTCTGTTCTCTTTTGGACAAGCATGAGTGCCGGGTTGTTCCCTTCGAAGGAGACTACATCGGATTCACTATCGGCGATGATTTTGTTGTGGGATACGGGCTTGACTGGGATCAGAAGTACCGGAACCTGCCGTACGTGGGCATCGTACGATAA
- the cofH gene encoding 5-amino-6-(D-ribitylamino)uracil--L-tyrosine 4-hydroxyphenyl transferase CofH, producing the protein MTASRLTNADLHRILDDAKAGSRISESDAAALFRLTGRDVWKVASAADERREEMAGDVVTYVRNMNLHVTNICKNRCGFCAFGRKSTDPDAFCFTDEEFREHARDAASKNVTEVCYLAGVHPSFTIESYESMIRTLCEEIKDVHVHGCSPDEISFAARQSGLTTKEALARLKAAGLGSVQGTAAEILVDSVREVICEKKISSAEWVRIIREAHDLGFQATSTIMYGSVENPTERAAHLSIIRSLQDETNVFTELVPLSFLHHNTPLARNGKVVYGATGREDILLVAVSRLFLDNMRNIQVPWSKIGQKMTQVGLMAGGNDVGGTMFVDSLSRTAGAGEESDFFDPNDMRYLCSDIGRTLARRDTLYHILE; encoded by the coding sequence ATGACCGCCTCACGACTGACCAACGCAGATCTGCACAGAATTCTTGACGATGCCAAAGCCGGTAGCCGCATAAGCGAGTCTGATGCCGCCGCTCTCTTCCGGCTTACCGGCCGCGATGTGTGGAAAGTGGCATCAGCCGCTGACGAACGCCGCGAGGAGATGGCCGGCGATGTCGTGACGTACGTCCGCAACATGAATCTGCATGTAACAAACATCTGCAAAAACCGGTGCGGCTTTTGTGCGTTCGGCAGAAAATCAACCGACCCTGATGCATTCTGTTTCACGGACGAAGAGTTCCGCGAGCATGCCCGCGACGCTGCGAGCAAAAATGTCACCGAGGTCTGCTATCTTGCAGGCGTTCATCCCTCGTTCACCATCGAAAGCTACGAGTCGATGATTCGTACGCTGTGCGAAGAGATCAAAGACGTGCATGTACATGGATGCAGTCCTGATGAGATTTCGTTCGCCGCACGGCAGAGCGGGCTTACAACCAAAGAGGCGCTGGCCCGTCTGAAGGCAGCAGGTCTCGGCTCAGTGCAGGGGACTGCTGCTGAAATTCTCGTGGACTCTGTTCGCGAGGTTATCTGTGAGAAAAAAATTTCGTCAGCCGAGTGGGTGAGAATTATTCGCGAGGCACATGATCTCGGCTTTCAGGCAACGTCCACGATCATGTACGGCTCGGTGGAAAACCCCACGGAACGTGCAGCTCATCTTTCGATCATTCGTTCTCTGCAGGATGAGACGAACGTGTTCACCGAACTTGTGCCGCTTTCATTCCTGCATCATAACACACCGCTCGCACGAAACGGCAAAGTTGTCTATGGTGCCACAGGTCGCGAGGACATTCTGCTTGTTGCGGTCTCGCGTCTGTTCCTGGATAATATGAGAAACATTCAGGTGCCCTGGTCAAAGATCGGACAGAAGATGACGCAGGTCGGTCTTATGGCAGGAGGTAATGATGTTGGCGGTACGATGTTTGTGGACTCTTTGTCAAGAACTGCGGGTGCAGGGGAGGAGTCTGATTTCTTTGATCCAAATGATATGCGGTATCTGTGCAGCGACATCGGCAGAACGCTTGCACGAAGGGATACGCTGTATCATATTCTCGAATAA